The following DNA comes from Spirulina major PCC 6313.
GACGGTTTCGCCGCGAATGCTGTTGCCCTCTTGGAGGACGTAGACATTGCCCGTCATCACGATCCGGCGTTCGCGGCTGAAGTATTGCGCCTGGGCCGAGGTGGCTTGGATTTGGCGGGCGGGATAATCGACGCGAACATTGCCCGTAGCGGTGATGATGCCGGTGATTTGGTCGGCTTCTTGGATATCAGAGCGGACGGTGATGGCGCGACCGTCTTGGGCGATCGCCGGGGTTCGGCCCCCAAGGGCGATCGCCCCCCCCAACACCAGCGGCACAACCACAGTCCACAGCCAACGACGATTTAAAAATGGCACAGTACCCATAGCTTTCACAGTTAAAAACGGCCCAATACTCTAGATTCCCTTTTCCGCGCTGCTGTTCCCCTTTCCTGACGAATCGAGCCATTGCACGTCCGGCAGGGGGAAATCCATCCCTGCGTTCCCCTGAGCCGCATCATTCTGAACGGCTAACTGCTGAAGTTGCCCCAGGAGGGCCAAACTCGTCGCCATCAAGCGATCCACATCAATCCCTGAAAACTCCGGTTGATAGTCCCGCAGCCGCCGCACCCCTTCCCCCAGGAGCATTACCGCCCCCCGCTGATTGTGGTTTTCCAAGTGATAGCAAGCCACCGCCACCTGTAACACCCCTTGATAGAACTGCTTTTCAGGCTCTAGGGCTTCGATCCACAGGGCTTCGAGGGTGTCATGGCAGGCGTAGAAGTCTTGGCGCTGAAATTCGCCAATGGCTTGGCTGAAGGCATTTGGAATCATGGAACTGGTTAGGACAGACTTTCCCGTGCTTTGATCAACTCGTCCATGGTGATGTCTTGTTGGTCGCCGGCGAAGTCATTATCGGGGGTGATGAACAGCATACAGTGGCATTCTTTGCGTTCCCGCATCGGCACACAGGGACAGTTCCAATAGGCGGCTTTGACCTCGGCTTCTTTGTCTTCGTAATGGCGGCAGGGGCACAGGGGTGAGCCGAGTTCGTCTTTATGGCGGGCCAGCCCTTCAATCACAACGGCGGTGACAGACGGATCAACACAAAAGTAGGTATCGGTGCGCTTGGCGTAGGTTTCCGAAAAACTTTTCATCGCTTCGAGGGTTTTTGTGCCGTTCTGCGGTTGATCGTTTGTCGAAGTCATAGGTTTTGTGGTGTAATGCTAGACAATTTCACCAGCATTGTATCGCAAGCTGCTGACCTCTTCCTATGGCCCTTCCCTGGTTCCGGGGGCTGTTGTCCCTGATTTTTCAAGAGACTTGCCCCCTGTGTTACCAAACGGCGGCAACGGTATTCTGTCCCGATTGTCAGCAGCGGGTGCAGGCCTGTCAGCGATCGCACCCCCCCGAACCCCAAAAAATCCTCGCCTGGGGAACCTATCGTGAGGGGTTGCGCGAGGCGATCGCCGCCCTCAAATTCAAAAACAACCCCCAACTGGCCCGCCCCCTCGGTCATTGGCTCGCCGCTGCCTGGCTCGCCCAAGCCCCGCCCAAGCTGCGCCCCATCGTCGTCCCCCTCCCCATGCACGCCGCCAAACGCCAAGAGCGGGGCTTTGACCATGCCGAACTGTTAGCCCGTCACTTTTGTCATTACGCCCATCTCCCCCTCGCCGCCCAGGGTCTCGAACGCAGCCGCGCCACCCAAGCCATGTTCCAACTCAACGCCCAAGAACGCCAGCGCAACATCGCCGGAGCCTTCACCCTCGGCCCGGATTTTCGCCGTCGTTTACCGAAACGGCCGATCCTCTTGCTCGATGACATTTATACTACGGGAGCAACGGTAAAAGCAGCGGCTCAGGTGCTCCGTCGTGCTGAATTAACCCTCGCTGGAGTTGTTGTCCTGGCTGTGCCCCACCGGTCTTCCCGTTCGACTGTGCCGCGATCGCCCTCTCGCTAAATCTCCCATGACTTCCCTTCCCCTCAAAACCCGCGTCAACCAATTTTTCGCCAAACCCATGGTGCGGTGGTGGATTGTGGGTCTTTTTTTCACTGGGTTTAACTTTCCCCTGCTCTACGTCCTCAAGGAAGTGGCCGGCTTCTCCGTGGCGATCGCCTCCCTGATCGCCGCCGAACTGACCACGATCATTCGCTTTTTCCTCAACGATCGCTGGGTCTTCGGCCATCCCGCCCCCACCTGGAAACGCTTTTGGCAATACCACGTCACCAACTTTGGCAGTTTCGTCGTTTGGTGGGGGGGCGTGAACCTGTTTGATGCGATCGGTGTTTACTATCTGCTCGCGGCCCTCCTCGCCACCTTCACCTCTGTGGGGTTGAGCATGATCACCAATTTTCTCTGGATTTGGCGAAAAAAGCCCTCTTCCTCCGACCATTCTGCCCCTTGACCGCCTCAATTGTTGTCAATTCCTAAAATTCTCCGTAAAAGTGGCTCGAAATTGAAAAACTCGTTCTATCTTAAGGGTTGAGCTTCGTGCTCACAGAGACGCTGTAACGTAAATCTAGCCTCTGAATCACTCTGTTCCCCCCTCGGTCGTACCGATGGCGGCGTGTCAGACTCTCATAATTCCTCAATTGTGGGAAGATATCACGGTTGGATTGTACGTCAGCCAACAAAAGGAACTCACGCAAGCTGTTAGGGTTTGTTGTGAGTGAAGCATCATTAAATAGGACTTAATTGATCGTTAAGGAGTTGTCATCTTGAAAAAAGTAGAAGCTATTATCCGGCCTTTCAAGCTCGATGAAGTCAAAATCGCCCTTGTCAATGCAGGCATCGTGGGAATGACGGTCTCCGAAGTGCGCGGTTTCGGTCGCCAAAAGGGGCAAACGGAACGCTATCGGGGTTCAGAATACACGGTGGAATTTCTCCAAAAGCTCAAGGTGGAGCTAGTTGTGGAAGATAGCCAAGTGGCCATGGTGACGGAAAAAATCATCGCGGCATCTAGAACGGGTGAGATTGGAGACGGGAAAATCTTTGTGACCCCCGTTGAAAAAACGATTCGGATTCGGACTGGCGAAGAAAATCTCGAAGCGGTCTAGCGATCGCACCCACACCACCGATTCAATCCAGGGTTGGCCCACGCCAACCCTTTTCGCTGGCAGGGGTTCAGGATGCGATCGCGTACAATCAAAGCAGCATTGCTAGGGAATGCGCCATGACACACCCGGCAAGCCCACGCCCACCCCACCTCACACCCCAAGCCTATTTTGAGTGGGAAGCCCAACAAGACTTGCGCTATGAATATTTTGATGGTGATGTTTTTGCGATGACCGGGGGAACCTTGCCCCACGCTGATATTGCCCTCAATTTAGCCAGTCTATGCCGCGCCTCTCTGCGCCGATGCTGCGAGGATTGTGGCCCCGTTCGGCGCGGAGGTGGTCGATGAATTGGCGGGCGGTGCGGCCGGAGCGGCCATTGTGGCGGGTGGCCCATTGGCGGGCGCGGAAATCGAGGTCATCGGGGGGGATGTCGAGGCCTGCGGCTTGGGCGAGATGGCGGACGATCGCTAAATACAAATCTTGATCCGCCGGGCCAAAGGTGAGGGTGAGGCCGAAGCGATCGCTAAAGGACAACTTTTCCTGTACCGTGTCCCAACTGTGAACCTCTTCGCGCTCCATTGGACGGGGGCGGTCTTCAAAGAATTCGCGGATTAAATGGCGACGGTTGGAGGTGGCATAGACCACCACATTCGCCGGGCGAGCCGTGACGCTGCCTTCAAGCACCACTTTTAAGGATTTAAAGGCTTCGTCATCTTCTTCAAAGGACAGGTCATCCACAAAAATAATGAACTTTTGCGGCAGGTTGCGGAGGGGATCGAGGATTGCCGGGAGATTGTGCAACTCGGCTTTGGCGACTTCAATGAGGCGGAGACCGCGATCGCCGTAGGCCGTTAGCAACCCTTTAATCA
Coding sequences within:
- a CDS encoding Uma2 family endonuclease, producing MTHPASPRPPHLTPQAYFEWEAQQDLRYEYFDGDVFAMTGGTLPHADIALNLASLCRASLRRCCEDCGPVRRGGGR
- a CDS encoding LptA/OstA family protein; the encoded protein is MGTVPFLNRRWLWTVVVPLVLGGAIALGGRTPAIAQDGRAITVRSDIQEADQITGIITATGNVRVDYPARQIQATSAQAQYFSRERRIVMTGNVYVLQEGNSIRGETVTYLIEEGRFIATPQPDRQVESIYIISDPDAPPTTPAPEPAPPFNPKPAFKRPYSDEVPAPPTATPDPFNPRPSDLNGPR
- a CDS encoding GtrA family protein, producing MTSLPLKTRVNQFFAKPMVRWWIVGLFFTGFNFPLLYVLKEVAGFSVAIASLIAAELTTIIRFFLNDRWVFGHPAPTWKRFWQYHVTNFGSFVVWWGGVNLFDAIGVYYLLAALLATFTSVGLSMITNFLWIWRKKPSSSDHSAP
- a CDS encoding ferredoxin-thioredoxin reductase catalytic domain-containing protein; translation: MTSTNDQPQNGTKTLEAMKSFSETYAKRTDTYFCVDPSVTAVVIEGLARHKDELGSPLCPCRHYEDKEAEVKAAYWNCPCVPMRERKECHCMLFITPDNDFAGDQQDITMDELIKARESLS
- a CDS encoding ComF family protein, giving the protein MALPWFRGLLSLIFQETCPLCYQTAATVFCPDCQQRVQACQRSHPPEPQKILAWGTYREGLREAIAALKFKNNPQLARPLGHWLAAAWLAQAPPKLRPIVVPLPMHAAKRQERGFDHAELLARHFCHYAHLPLAAQGLERSRATQAMFQLNAQERQRNIAGAFTLGPDFRRRLPKRPILLLDDIYTTGATVKAAAQVLRRAELTLAGVVVLAVPHRSSRSTVPRSPSR
- a CDS encoding DUF309 domain-containing protein; the protein is MIPNAFSQAIGEFQRQDFYACHDTLEALWIEALEPEKQFYQGVLQVAVACYHLENHNQRGAVMLLGEGVRRLRDYQPEFSGIDVDRLMATSLALLGQLQQLAVQNDAAQGNAGMDFPLPDVQWLDSSGKGNSSAEKGI
- a CDS encoding P-II family nitrogen regulator gives rise to the protein MKKVEAIIRPFKLDEVKIALVNAGIVGMTVSEVRGFGRQKGQTERYRGSEYTVEFLQKLKVELVVEDSQVAMVTEKIIAASRTGEIGDGKIFVTPVEKTIRIRTGEENLEAV